The DNA region tcaccagtatgaatcatcatgtgctgagttaaagcccgttttcgaataaaactttttaaacaggtcacacatgaaaacggcttttgaCCCGTATGAGTTTTCATGTGAGCATCAAAAACGGATTTGAAAGAcaaacgctttttacagatgacacttgagaaaggttttcttctttcctgattttggttctcagcttcagcagcttcctggaagatgacttggttcctgtttggttctgattcagtgtggtctgcttgctcatcaacaggaaccaccatgcaggtatcagtctcctgttttaattcaatctgttcttcaccctgactgcagtaaacttctttctcttccacttttatctgctggtgttttagatcctcctgctcttcttttatctgatgatcttctggctcttcctgttcttgtttcacctgcacaggttctaactcctcctggtccagagtggatctcctctcctggttataaacgttacactGCAGGcaatctggagaagaaaacagagaaagagtaATTGGTAccttttctgaaataaatacgAGTAACTGTTCATCGTTTaagacagaaatgaacaaaaaaaaaaaaacaccttgaaAACTCAAGAGCATAGACAGAGATACAGATCAGTCGATatatccagctgacatttgggGAAATCTCAAATTAAcggatatgaaaaaaaatattttattacaaaattaattgtagtagggattattgttaatatttacctgcaaattgtattatttcaagatactatttatttgtattactttgaattatattgaaattttactttagttcactttatatctttatggtttatttataaacatgagtttatttgtaggttaatagctgtttagtttttgttcctttgttattaacttttctaagttagacattaagaactgtgggtccattttctgtaagtatagggactggtataggaccagcatgcactgggttgggcctgtgggttttgaccagagcaggagaggaaacaatgaaaagtagtgatggtgagatgcagcttcatgaagccctgaggaactccatccaatcattcgactcatgagccgatgcaccgcggtgcttcatttgctctactgtgacatcaactggacaatatatgtaaaataggcaacgtgaaaacaacatgaggctttacaatgaataaacaagtttaaaatgtttgtgattctgatacataaattctgattaatctggttgtatgaaacaatggctggatccaaaagaaactagaaacaaatagaaaagagggttgtgattggcttgttactcgctatgtcaccagggacaacgatttattactaaaaaataaaaactttaactgctcaggtttaggtgagttctctgtcttacccgcttcattactcaacacatcactaatgaaaagtttgatctttgttatttgcttgtcaaactggaaaaaaataaactacaaaagcaattttcaagttgtttggacattgaacttcttttatttatgtaactgtttggtgtattagttgaaaacggcgtaaaaataaagaaactgtaaaTTCCCACCCATATTGGGCCCATGAATGCACCTTTGCCCATAGTCATTGTGCCCTTTTTCCCCATAGACTATAAATAAACGCCTCATGGACCGCTCTTGCCTATTGTTACTGAAGAGAtttaaggcggccatcttggagcggtcgaccgttccactcagctttatgtttaacagactcaatgacgtatcagcgcatttatcaatcataactcgctaaatactaaacagatatttaccaatttttctgtaaaccttattaaaaggttagcaacatttacaaggaaatgatttttaaagtatttttgaatgactgATATAAGGTTGAGCATATTTAACTATTCTTAGTGGGGAAAACAGATTAGAGTCAGAAtagaatgtgttgatatttctgtattatgattattttacaaagcacacaaccagtcataatttttgaaatatgttatttagtaatatcagtacatatttatataaatatacaaacacaaaatgatacaatcagagagaaataaagatgctttaataattattaatgctgaataatatgcattaagctacacatatttatatggacatgcgtatatacataatatctatataggttttattcatgttttccagccgAGGAGGAGCTTAAGAgagattcagcagctgagattcatcagtgcagtgaatccgtctctccttaaagacattccccacttcttcctcacatggtctttatgaaaccttcaaaacaaaaacaggagctattttactttagacagagtgaaagaatttcatataaataagagtCTTTCCCACCTTGTGTGGAATaatctaaatcaatgttagGGAAAGAGATccaaaaagtggtgaaatcaacctttattgaagtttaactaattagaaaaaggtttcacaaatcccaaacaagGTTCTGAATATTCTGCtgttagagcagaataatccagttcagatctgaagagtccaggtgttgtagtttttaaactagaatcGAATAAGATGCGGAAGctagtgaaaaattaggtggaataaccctttagccatttcccgaatcggaaaccaacttcagcttcgtatatatgagccattttcacagcgtaattgtgattcctgcgttcatttaccggttaacaaaacatttatacgggaaaagaacatttactaaaatgatcctcatacagaaaggtgcagacatttagaccttaacctgcatccaaacgctggtggttcctacctattcggtgtaagattatctggggcctccgggagaaatccagcagtctgcgatgatcatccatctcttcctccgacttgacgatgatttctttaaactctgtgaatgtttcttcagcagcagttaacggctcgttgataaactcgtttagagaaacagtctaacattcaaccaaacagaccatgcgccattttctttgtcttcttcttcttctttgggattttatgactgtcgttcattcatgtcattgcattaccgccaccttgtggatcttacgatcatcacatctaaagatttctcatacagtgccagttctctttgaaaaaacgtaaaatcttttcttccactttatctaaataaaacaaatacaatattagtattccagttttccacaaatccaaagttaatattgtcttctgattcgtatctcctacatcccgcaacatgtttcacagtttcttcactccaccagatcagaacctttcGAACATTCAACAaaacagaccatgcgccattttctttctttccgtTTCCTcgtccttcttcttcttcttgaactTTATTGGTGGTTGGCAAAAAACGTTGGGtgagcattaccgccaccaatTGGTAAGGAGTGTGGACcacatgacaaaaaataaaacaaaaaaacaaaaccctacATCCTATTATGTAACTCactctgcttaaaaaaaatcaaacatagtCTGATATAATCTGCTTCCCGAGTCCTTTTGCAGTAAATCAACAAtatcaaatttcattttcatattacTAAGGTTTCTTATtaacttgtttctctgcaacagATAATTCCTGCAACTTAAAATAACATGCTCCAATGTCTCATCTTCCCCACAGTCACATTTCCCTGCCTGATGTTTCCCTATCAAAAATAGTGATCTATTTAGTCCAGTGTGTCCAATTCTAAGTAGTAGAATAATTATCTCTTCTctcctgtttctttctgttcttctcATTTGTCCAATTCTGTTTTGGATTTTATAAAAACcaccttcctttcttttcttctaccCATAACCTTTGCCacctctcttttgttttctgtttaattataccctttatttctgttatagTAAAACTAACATTAAAGTTAATGTACCTGATTGGTACTCTCCTTAGCCATCCTGTCTGCCATTTCATTCCCCTTAATCCTGTGATGTGCTGGAACCCATACAAAATTTACTGTTGGCCCCATCATGTTGATTCTGTAAAGTGTTTGTTGTATTTCAATTAATATATCTGGTCTACTTTCTGACAAATGAAGAACTAGAATCTGAGCAAATGATAGATTTTAATGGTCTGACCTCTTCCACCCATTGAACTGCTAAAAGCAAAGCTAGCATTTCTCCTGTATACACCGATACTCCATCACTAATCCTTTTCCCTACCTTAATTTGAAACTGTGGCACAATAAATGCTATCCCTACCCTATTAGCTGCatctgtgtatatttgtatatagttataatatttatttaagtattCTTGTActatatatttattcataatgtgatatttatctttgttcttcttttctAATAATGAAAAATCAACTTCAGCATCAGGAAGTATCCAAGGTGGCCCTGCGGGTAATGGAACTGTCTGACATATAtctaactgtctttatgtggctctgaaggttcaggtcagagtccatcactacactCAGATTTCAAATCTGAGATCGCtagtttttagttgtaataattGAAGCTATGCAaggattgttcctctttagctCCAACatattatacaaaaaatttagttttgttgcATTATTCCTGTGTCTTTGCTACTCTTTTATATGTTCCCTGAAAATTATACTTTAACTCCCAAATTTGAACAAATGCAATTTTATATTAACCTTaactttttataggtttatttttgtctggtggtaaaataacataatttggATTTAGGTACATATTAGCCAGATCCTGAGAATTGGATTGTCATGTGAGACATTGTTGCTGGTTTAGGGGAGTGTCTGGGTTTTGGGAGTCACGGGCTCTGTGGCAGAGAGAAAGGGGGAGGTTGTGAGCAGCGCCTCCACAAGAATGATTGACAGCTTTCGTCAGATCCTCGTCCTGGTCGTGATTGGTTCTGAGGGAGCAGTGTACGTTTGCAGATGACAGCAGGGGGAAGGcaaagaagtttgttttttttaagaaatattatcTATCTTACATTATACTgtgataattttaaaaaatatatgtaaagaGCATATTTTCTATATGtttcatactgcagctttacCTAGAACGCTGACGCAGCACTAGCTCCATGGTTCCATTTTCTCTGTACACAAATAAACCCTTGTAACAGGGTAATTGTGATCTCTgcgtttatttttctgttaacaaaacatttatacaggaaaagaacatttactaaaatgatcctcatacagaaaggtgcagataTTAAGAatttaacctgcatccaaacgctggtgtttcctacctattcggtgtaagattatctggggcctccgggagaaatcctgatcatccatctcttcctcgaacttgacaattattttttttaactctgtaaatgtttcttcagcagcagggAACCGCTCATGCCTTGAAGCTCAAACAAAGACATTGTTTTAGAGAAAACACTCGTACGTTCCTACATCCCACtaacatttttcacagtttcttgAACAATACACCAAATATGAATATATAGGATTCTTCCCCATATTAAAAAGTAATAGAAAGAAATTTTAATTCTGCACATAATTATTTCTTATCCCTCGGCTGTCCCTTTTTGATGCGTTATTCTTCTGTAGTTGCCACTgctttgtgtaattttttttttattgaacaaattGAAGTTTATATCAACATTGACTTTTTATagccttatttttatttgtttaaaacaatagaATTTTGATCTGATTTCACTTCGAACAGTGAGAAAACATaactatgtgtttttatttcatttcgtGTACGTAAACTAATTGTTTCTACTCTATTTATagtcataaataaatatctcaATACTGTACTGTCAATCTGTAATTAATATGAAGCTGtgaagttgttaaaaaaacattgtcaaTTTTGATGCCTCTTGTCTTGAGGTGTTAAATCTTCAAtactataaaaaaaaccaataatGTTGAGCAAAAACTCATCCTGATTCCACCCCCAAaaattgcattaaataaaaatttactcAAAATGGGCCAAGAATTGCACAGTGTAGCTTTAGACAGAACTTTGAGAAAGAGCGCACAGGTGCATTGCTGCCATCTACTGGGTTTAAATACAGGgtgataaataaacaaacaaatctttctCTCTCAAAAGAATTTATATACTTTAATTACTCCTGTAATCAAACATATATCCAtttacatacacacaaaaaatattgtttcaactttaaaaagtaaaagtactctAAAAATAGCTGAGGCAAAAGAGCAGCAGTTTTTCTCAGTTGCTGTGGAGCATTTCTCAGAGCAGAACTGAAATTCTCAAAACTACTTCTTCAACCTCCAAATCACTGCACCTCCtgtatacattaaaaaaaaaacattttctcagttcTGTGAACACGTTGCAAATGATTGTAAACTATTTCctgcctttttctttattttgatcaaaatgtaTTACATGGGTCTTTGTTGAATTGTCTCCACCTCTACAACATTTAAGTGTAACTTTATGTTATAAGTGTTAGCATGCAAAATGTCATGTGTCaagtatatttttgtacaatgaGACTTAATGAGACTTATTTTCTGTCCTGAACTATTAATTTGCTCCCAGGTGAATCCTGACTTTCTTCAACAAAGACAAACGTGTGAAGCATTAAATTAACCAGTTTTCCTGTTATGAAAAGTTAAATAGCAAGGATAGGAGGTAGGagactaaacaaaaatgtaatttatctcAGCATGTAATTCTGCCTTATGTTcctatttctattatttttctttgtgttctgCTTTCTGTATCACAATGACACGGTCTGggaacacattacagaaaaatcATAAATGTGAATCTTGTCCAGTCTCTCGCCACTGGTCTCCTTTAACAGTTTACAACATGACATCAAAACTTTAACCATAGTTTACAGCAGAACATCCCTGCAGAGTACAATGTTATATTCACAACATGACTAATCAATTTGACTCGTATCCATACACAACGAAACAATGACTTGACATTCTGGGGCACAGATATATTCATTGacacaaatatttacttttgagAGATAAACTAAGGATTTTAACTGGCTATTGCTGGCAATCTTAACTGTTtgtacaaattgttttgagaaatgcacttcctgttttgtaaatgtaaacaatgatTCAAGAAAGGCACCAAAGTGACCGAGAAAAACTGGAATACCAAAAAGAAAGGCAACCCCAGTTATTGAAGACAACCACAGATCATTTGTACAATCAAAAACAATCAATGAATGTAAGAGTGAATTAGCTTttaaataagttattaaaatgtcaaataaacgACAGAATCAATTTCAatctcactttaaaaacaaaactatcacACTTGTGTATCAATTGTATGGGTAACCGCAAACTGCAGATTTTTACTGGAAATGTCCAAGTCCCACCAAAATCAGATAATTTTACAACAATCATGTTATTACAACTTCTGGTCTATGAGGTTTATGAACCATCAAATGATCACAGTTGATCTTTTCCACAAACTAGAAAAGTTAGAGGTCTTTAATCTGTGTGAGTTCCTGAGGGAAGTGTTACTTTCCATATTTAGTTGAAACAATTTCTCCAGTTCATAGACAAGAAATTCCTCCTTTCATTCTGGTTTTTACCCGAATGATTTTACAGTGAACTTTAACatcatacataaaaaaatactgctCAAATTATGACTAGTTTTCCTTCCTAAATGACGCATTTAGgtaatgttttcttaaaagGTTATTACAAGGTAACCAAGTACCTTTTACTcatgtgtgttttaaatgactTACTTGGACtagagtagattttatttaactaagcacatggcttttcatgtgcttagttaaagCATGTCTCCGActgaaaccttttccacaagcTGAGcatgaaaaaggcttctcacctgtgtgaatcgtCATGTGATCAGTTAAGCTACATTTTTGAttgaaaccttttccacaagtCAGACACTGAAAAGGCCTCTCGCCTGTGTGAATCAGCATGTGACGAGTTAAAATACCTTTTTGACTGAAACATTTTCcgcaggtcacacatgaaaaaggcttttcacctgtgtgaatcatcatgtgacttgttaaattctgtttctgagcaaaactttttccacagttcacgcAAATATAAGGCTTCAACACCGAGTGACTCCTCATGTGAAGATTCACAGAATATTGATCAACAAACCGTTTTCCACAGGTCTTACATtggaaaggcttctcacctgtgtgccTTCTCACGTGAATAATCAAAGAaccttttgaaatgaaatgtttaccACATGTAATGCATTGGAAttgcttttcacctgtgtgagcTTTCATGTGAACAGTTAGATTACTTCTTCTACTGAAACTTCTTCCACACTTGACGCACAGAAATGGCTTTTCGCCTGTATGAACTCTCATGTGAACAGTTAGGTCACTATTACAActgaaaccttttccacagttcacgcATAGAAgaggtttctcacctgtgtggtCTGACATGTGAcgatttaatttatcttttcgGCTGAAACGTTTCCGGCTTGAGACAGGCCTCTCACATGTCTTTTTAGTCAAGTCACTACTTTGAGGAA from Xiphophorus hellerii strain 12219 chromosome 13, Xiphophorus_hellerii-4.1, whole genome shotgun sequence includes:
- the LOC116730902 gene encoding gastrula zinc finger protein XlCGF57.1-like isoform X1 translates to MSSVQLQRELISDQLAQTEETVTEFKEIVIKSEEEMDFTRTSQIVLNRKDLLEHNLIKEEPCKQEWSFTPDQEELEPLQVKQEDEKTECQQIKEEQEELDYLQIKVEEDEVYYSQGEEQLALKQEADAYYEQTHQTEPEPNRTQVIFQEAAEAENQNQERSNDNNFGAKRDEEKKHKRHQKARQHGDSSKQKGHENLPQSSDLTKKTCERPVSSRKRFSRKDKLNRHMSDHTGEKPLLCVNCGKGFSCNSDLTVHMRVHTGEKPFLCVKCGRSFSRRSNLTVHMKAHTGEKQFQCITCGKHFISKGSLIIHVRRHTGEKPFQCKTCGKRFVDQYSVNLHMRSHSVLKPYICVNCGKSFAQKQNLTSHMMIHTGEKPFSCVTCGKCFSQKGILTRHMLIHTGERPFQCLTCGKGFNQKCSLTDHMTIHTGEKPFSCSACGKGFSRRHALTKHMKSHVLS
- the LOC116730902 gene encoding zinc finger protein OZF-like isoform X2 is translated as MSSVQLQRELISDQLAQTEETVTEFKEIVIKSEEEMDFTRTSQIVLNRKDLLEHNLIKEEPCKQEWSFTPDQEELEPLQVKQEDEKTECQQIKEEQEELDYLQIKVEEDEVYYSQGEEQLALKQEADAYYEQTHQTEPEPNRTQVIFQEAAEAENQNQERSNDNNFGAKRDEEKKHKRHQKARQHGDSSKQKGHENLPQSSDLTKKTCERPVSSRKRFSRKDKLNRHMSDHTGEKPLLCVNCGKGFSCNSDLTVHMRVHTGEKPFLCVKCGRSFSRRSNLTVHMKAHTGEKPFQCKTCGKRFVDQYSVNLHMRSHSVLKPYICVNCGKSFAQKQNLTSHMMIHTGEKPFSCVTCGKCFSQKGILTRHMLIHTGERPFQCLTCGKGFNQKCSLTDHMTIHTGEKPFSCSACGKGFSRRHALTKHMKSHVLS